A stretch of the Bacillus anthracis str. Vollum genome encodes the following:
- a CDS encoding ABC transporter ATP-binding protein has product MKTVLEAKNIEKVYDTGGNKFAALKGINLQVKEGEFVGIMGPSGSGKTTLLNVLSTIDNATNGEILIDGKDIVKMNDDKLALFRRDHLGFIFQDYNLLDTLTVKENIALPLALSKVKANEIDRRVLEISKKFGIDHILSQFPYQVSGGQKQRCAASRAIVTNPSMIFGDEPTGALDSKSATDLLESMKSLNEYDNSTILMVTHDAFAASYCKRVIFIKDGELYKELHRGELTRKQFFQQVVDVMSSISGGMADDLI; this is encoded by the coding sequence ATGAAAACAGTATTAGAAGCAAAAAATATTGAAAAAGTGTATGACACGGGTGGTAATAAATTTGCAGCGTTAAAAGGGATTAACCTACAAGTAAAAGAAGGTGAGTTCGTTGGAATTATGGGACCTTCTGGTTCGGGTAAGACGACTTTACTAAACGTTCTTTCTACAATTGATAATGCGACGAACGGTGAGATTTTAATTGATGGAAAAGATATCGTGAAAATGAATGATGATAAGTTAGCGTTATTCCGCCGCGATCATTTAGGTTTCATTTTCCAAGATTATAACTTATTAGATACGTTAACGGTAAAAGAGAACATTGCGTTACCTCTTGCGTTATCGAAAGTAAAGGCAAATGAAATTGATCGCCGCGTTCTTGAAATCTCGAAAAAGTTCGGTATTGATCATATTTTAAGTCAGTTCCCATATCAAGTATCTGGTGGACAGAAGCAAAGATGCGCGGCATCACGTGCAATCGTTACAAATCCAAGTATGATTTTCGGGGATGAGCCAACCGGAGCACTGGATTCTAAATCAGCAACAGATTTACTTGAAAGTATGAAGTCGTTAAATGAGTATGATAACTCTACAATTTTAATGGTGACGCACGATGCATTTGCAGCAAGTTACTGTAAGCGAGTTATTTTCATTAAAGATGGTGAGTTATATAAAGAATTGCACCGCGGCGAGTTAACGCGTAAACAGTTCTTCCAACAAGTCGTTGACGTAATGTCTTCTATTTCCGGAGGTATGGCTGATGACCTTATCTAG
- a CDS encoding class I SAM-dependent methyltransferase codes for MQLITFLHEFIKHPKHTGAVAPSSKILAKKMVDVIDFNKAKCIVELGPGTGVFTKEIMKRKKQETIFLLIEINEVFCKELKRKFKDEQNVIVVHGSAENIKKYMEEFHIECVDYVLSGLPFTSLPEEVSKRILNNAMEAIHENGEFITFQYSLVKKGFIQHFFPQITLEKVWLNFPPAYVFSCKKELRRVYA; via the coding sequence ATGCAGCTCATAACATTCTTACACGAATTTATTAAACATCCGAAACATACTGGTGCAGTTGCGCCAAGTTCAAAAATATTAGCAAAGAAAATGGTAGATGTAATTGATTTTAATAAAGCGAAATGCATTGTAGAGTTAGGGCCTGGTACAGGAGTCTTTACGAAAGAAATTATGAAGAGAAAGAAGCAGGAAACAATATTTCTTCTTATTGAAATAAATGAAGTGTTTTGCAAAGAGCTAAAGAGAAAGTTTAAAGATGAACAGAACGTCATTGTTGTGCACGGTTCAGCTGAAAATATAAAGAAGTATATGGAAGAGTTCCATATAGAATGTGTTGATTACGTCTTATCTGGATTGCCTTTTACTTCTTTACCAGAAGAAGTTTCAAAACGCATTTTAAATAATGCAATGGAAGCAATACATGAGAATGGGGAATTCATAACATTTCAATATTCACTTGTGAAAAAAGGATTTATACAGCATTTCTTTCCTCAAATTACATTAGAAAAAGTGTGGCTCAATTTTCCGCCAGCGTACGTCTTTAGCTGTAAAAAAGAGCTAAGGAGAGTATATGCATAA
- a CDS encoding response regulator transcription factor, which produces MYKILIVEDDPNISSLLQSHIQKYGYEAVVAENFDDIMESFNAVKPHLVLLDVNLPKFDGFYWCRQIRHESTCPIIFISARAGEMEQIMAIESGADDYITKPFHYDVVMAKIKGQLRRIYGDYAPNISERIVEVEGLKLFPERPEIHFGSEQVLLTKKEAILAEMLLSKFPRTASREDLLAALWDDESFVEENTLNVNITRLRKKFNELGIENAIETVRGLGYRFNATWSE; this is translated from the coding sequence ATGTACAAAATTTTAATCGTTGAAGACGATCCAAATATTTCATCATTACTACAATCTCACATTCAAAAATACGGCTATGAAGCTGTTGTTGCAGAGAATTTCGATGATATTATGGAATCGTTTAACGCAGTGAAACCACATCTTGTTTTACTTGATGTAAACTTACCGAAATTCGATGGGTTCTACTGGTGCCGCCAAATTCGTCATGAATCTACTTGTCCTATTATTTTCATTTCAGCTCGTGCTGGTGAGATGGAACAAATTATGGCGATTGAAAGCGGTGCGGATGATTATATTACAAAACCGTTCCACTACGACGTTGTAATGGCAAAAATTAAAGGTCAATTACGCCGTATTTACGGTGATTATGCGCCAAATATTTCTGAACGTATCGTTGAAGTAGAAGGTTTAAAACTATTCCCAGAACGCCCTGAAATTCACTTCGGATCTGAGCAAGTTCTTTTAACGAAGAAAGAAGCTATTTTAGCAGAAATGTTATTATCTAAATTTCCTCGTACAGCGAGCCGTGAAGATTTATTAGCTGCCCTTTGGGATGACGAGAGCTTTGTTGAAGAAAACACATTAAACGTAAACATTACGCGTCTTCGTAAAAAGTTCAATGAGCTTGGTATTGAAAATGCT
- a CDS encoding AraC family transcriptional regulator: MDSLKNMNAAMQYIEENLTHEIDFKEVAKIAYCSEYHFKRMFSFLAGISLSEYIRCRRLTLAAFELKNSDAKVIDVAIKYGYNSPDSFSRAFQNLHGITPSEARSSSHSLKAYSPMTFQLSIQGGHEMNYRIEEKEPFQIIGITKRVPIVFNGVNEEIASMWKSLNPEAIQTLKSLSNMEPTGIISASTNFSEGRMEEKGELDHYIGVATTKDCPEQFAQLEVAASTWAIFEAVGPFPETLQNVWGRIYSEWFPSSNYELAEGPEILWNEQKDISSPNFKSEIWIPVLKK; the protein is encoded by the coding sequence ATGGATTCACTTAAAAACATGAATGCAGCAATGCAGTATATTGAAGAAAACCTTACACATGAAATTGATTTTAAGGAAGTCGCAAAAATAGCTTACTGCTCCGAGTATCATTTCAAAAGAATGTTTTCTTTCCTAGCTGGCATATCACTATCAGAATATATTCGCTGCAGACGTCTTACTCTGGCTGCTTTTGAACTAAAAAATAGCGATGCAAAAGTTATTGATGTCGCTATAAAATATGGCTACAATTCACCCGATTCATTCTCTCGTGCGTTTCAGAACTTGCACGGCATAACACCTTCAGAGGCCCGAAGTAGTAGTCATTCTTTAAAAGCTTATTCACCCATGACCTTCCAATTATCCATTCAAGGAGGACATGAAATGAACTATCGAATTGAAGAAAAAGAACCATTTCAAATTATAGGTATTACAAAACGAGTACCAATCGTTTTTAACGGTGTAAATGAAGAAATTGCTTCTATGTGGAAAAGTTTAAATCCAGAGGCTATTCAAACATTAAAGTCCCTTTCAAACATGGAACCTACTGGAATCATTAGTGCTTCTACTAACTTTTCTGAAGGACGAATGGAGGAAAAAGGAGAACTTGATCACTACATTGGAGTAGCCACAACGAAAGATTGTCCAGAGCAATTCGCGCAACTTGAAGTCGCAGCTTCAACATGGGCTATATTTGAAGCTGTCGGTCCATTTCCTGAAACATTACAAAATGTATGGGGACGTATTTATTCCGAATGGTTTCCTTCCTCAAACTATGAATTAGCGGAAGGACCGGAAATATTGTGGAATGAACAGAAAGATATATCTTCTCCAAACTTTAAAAGTGAAATTTGGATACCGGTTTTGAAGAAATAA
- a CDS encoding ABC transporter permease, whose product MTLSSIALRNIQRNFKDYFVYFASMIFSIVIYFTFKALQYNSQMEKAAEASKKISGAFQVSSVMLIIFVAVFIIYSNGFFTRKRKKEVGLYSLLGIRKRQIGKMLFYENMLMGLMSLIIGIAIGSVLSKLFLELLVSMMGLKLNVHFEVPMAAIVDTAIIFFVIILYTSLQGYRLIYRFKLIELFRAEREGEAMPKGSVIMALISVFLIGSGYFLALMYMKAVMYADFMVVALYILLATVAGTYLLFMFFTVFILKRARNNKSAFYNGMNMVTTSQLLYRIKGNAKSLATIAILSAVTLTAVGTSVTMYYNTFTQSKVAAPYSYSYEKKDEALDKKVNEILAGEKNNHPVTYESEFEMIPVKGTFKGERADQVLNTHYNVTKQYQLISQSNFNTIAKHLDIEPVNLSANEAFVYDSLYIETLDFGPLYTGNTAVFPVGNESKELKIKGVNSRSVTNLNELFVIVPDQTYEQAKQVNETRIVKNIDVKGERNSKELTAKLASVMPAGESEILKPFHDFYTGFQTGLETTGLMMFIGLFLGLVFLLATGSIIYFKQLTEASADRDRYVVLHKVGVTKQEMKKAIAKQVSFIFAIPLVIGILHSLFALKGLGNILPYEIMIPLLISIGVYGVIYIGYYFLTVRSYYKIVSAK is encoded by the coding sequence ATGACCTTATCTAGCATTGCCCTCCGCAACATACAGCGGAACTTTAAAGACTACTTTGTATATTTTGCATCTATGATTTTTAGTATCGTTATTTACTTTACATTTAAAGCACTGCAATATAATTCACAAATGGAAAAAGCAGCGGAAGCTTCTAAAAAAATTAGCGGGGCATTCCAAGTTTCCAGTGTGATGCTTATTATTTTCGTAGCGGTGTTTATTATATATTCGAACGGTTTCTTTACAAGAAAACGTAAAAAAGAAGTTGGGTTATATTCTTTATTAGGTATTCGTAAAAGACAGATTGGTAAAATGCTCTTTTATGAAAATATGTTAATGGGATTAATGTCTTTAATTATCGGGATTGCGATTGGTAGTGTCCTTTCAAAACTATTCCTTGAGCTGCTAGTAAGCATGATGGGATTAAAATTAAATGTACATTTTGAAGTACCAATGGCTGCAATTGTTGATACAGCAATTATTTTCTTTGTGATTATTTTATATACATCACTTCAAGGATATCGTCTAATTTATCGATTCAAGCTAATTGAACTTTTTCGTGCAGAACGTGAAGGAGAAGCAATGCCGAAGGGCTCTGTTATTATGGCATTAATTTCAGTTTTCTTAATCGGTTCAGGTTATTTCTTAGCGTTAATGTACATGAAAGCAGTTATGTATGCAGACTTTATGGTCGTTGCATTATACATTTTATTAGCGACAGTAGCAGGAACGTATTTATTGTTCATGTTCTTCACAGTATTTATATTGAAACGTGCAAGAAATAATAAGTCAGCGTTTTATAACGGTATGAATATGGTAACGACATCACAATTACTATATCGTATTAAAGGAAATGCGAAATCACTTGCGACAATTGCGATTTTAAGTGCAGTAACATTAACGGCGGTTGGTACGTCAGTTACGATGTATTACAATACATTTACGCAATCAAAAGTGGCTGCACCGTATAGTTATTCTTATGAGAAAAAAGATGAAGCATTAGATAAAAAAGTAAATGAAATACTTGCTGGAGAAAAGAATAATCATCCAGTGACATATGAATCAGAATTTGAAATGATTCCTGTGAAAGGAACATTTAAAGGTGAAAGAGCGGATCAAGTTCTGAACACACACTATAATGTTACGAAGCAGTACCAGCTTATTTCTCAATCAAACTTTAATACAATCGCGAAACATTTAGATATAGAACCTGTAAATTTAAGTGCGAATGAAGCTTTTGTATATGATAGCTTATATATTGAAACACTTGATTTTGGTCCTCTTTACACAGGAAATACAGCTGTATTCCCTGTTGGAAATGAATCGAAAGAGTTAAAGATTAAAGGTGTAAATAGTAGAAGTGTTACAAACTTAAATGAACTATTTGTAATCGTTCCAGATCAAACATATGAGCAGGCGAAACAAGTAAACGAAACGCGCATTGTAAAAAATATTGATGTAAAAGGTGAGCGAAATAGTAAAGAGTTAACAGCGAAATTAGCAAGCGTTATGCCAGCTGGTGAATCAGAAATTTTAAAACCATTTCATGATTTCTATACAGGATTCCAAACGGGACTTGAAACGACGGGTTTAATGATGTTCATCGGACTGTTTTTAGGATTAGTATTCCTATTAGCGACAGGCTCAATCATTTACTTCAAGCAGCTTACAGAAGCAAGTGCTGATCGTGATCGTTACGTCGTTCTTCATAAAGTCGGTGTAACGAAGCAAGAGATGAAGAAAGCTATTGCAAAACAAGTAAGCTTTATCTTTGCAATCCCGTTAGTAATCGGAATTTTGCACAGCTTGTTTGCACTAAAAGGTTTAGGGAACATATTACCGTATGAAATCATGATCCCACTTCTAATTAGTATCGGAGTATACGGTGTCATTTATATTGGATATTACTTCTTAACAGTTCGCTCTTATTATAAGATTGTGAGTGCGAAGTAA